A stretch of Gadus chalcogrammus isolate NIFS_2021 chromosome 9, NIFS_Gcha_1.0, whole genome shotgun sequence DNA encodes these proteins:
- the LOC130389523 gene encoding ras association domain-containing protein 8-like, with translation MELKVWVDGVVRVVCGLSEETSCQDVVIALAQAIGQTGRYVLIQRLRDTERQLLATDRPLESLSKLGQHGNEVQFFLRRTGPSSDSPASKQDLSPSPFALPHHSEPERLKHNQPKKSLTFNLGPSTSPKTKAPQTRRSPRDSPEQRASPAPSPSPLSPSPSPPVGVSKDEVFRQVLKQQERLRATEAQLEALEREARPWESPRQSPCPSPALDPHALEELEVLEQAVRRNQAELAHEDFWQDELRAELEQEKGMRARLGELHAKMDDCGRRLHGISVRSAQLEQEMERERREGQAWADGKQPEESIVGVRAELQSQQRQGAELEQQLTEGQAVLGKAESLLQAKQDELEELNKELRQCNLQQFIQQTGVPTAHAYTRTELQEQLDRLDQLELAQLLTEEYRNGGQGLLPSTDSPPRSTAKQFLGHPRNLQNPLVSSLNPEVLVSREQSWR, from the exons ATGGAGCTGAAGGTCTGGGTGGACGGGGTGGTCCGGGTGGTCTGCGGGCTGTCGGAGGAGACCTCTTGCCAGGATGTGGTCATCGCTTTAGCCCAGGCCATCG GTCAGACGGGCCGCTACGTCCTGATCCAGCGTCTGCGGGACACGGAGAGGCAGCTGCTGGCCACGGACCGGCCCCTGGAGTCCCTGTCCAAGCTGGGCCAGCATGGCAACGAGGTCCAGTTCTTCCTGCGGCGCACCGGCCCCAGCAGCGACAGCCCCGCCTCCAAACAGGACCTCTCGCCCTCCCCCTTCGCCCTGCCCCACCACTCGGAGCCCGAGCGCCTCAAACACAACCAGCCCAAGAAGTCCCTCACGTTCAACCTGGGTCCATCCACCTCCCCGAAGACCAAGGCCCCCCAGACCCGGAGGTCCCCGCGGGACTCCCCGGAGCAGAGAGCCTCCCCGGCCCCTTCCCCCAGTCCcctctcgccctcgccctcgcccccCGTGGGGGTCTCCAAAGACGAGGTCTTCCGGCAGGTTCTGAAGCAGCAGGAGCGGCTGAGGGCCACGGAGGCCcagctggaggccctggagcgGGAGGCCCGGCCCTGGGAGTCCCCCCGGCAGTCGCCCTGCCCCTCGCCCGCCCTGGACCCCCAcgccctggaggagctggaggtgctGGAGCAAGCGGTGCGGCGCAACCAGGCGGAGCTGGCCCACGAGGACTTCTGGCAGGACGAGCTGCGggcggagctggagcaggagaagggcATGAGGGCCCGGCTGGGCGAGCTCCACGCCAAAATGGACGACTGCGGCCGCCGGCTCCACGGCATCTCGGTGCGCTCGGCgcagctggagcaggagatGGAGCGGGAGCGGAGGGAGGGCCAGGCCTGGGCCGACGGGAAGCAGCCCGAGGAGTCGATAGTGGGGGTGAGGGCGGAGCTGCAGAGCCAGCAGAGGCAAGGGGCGGAGCTAGAGCAGCAGCTGACGGAGGGCCAGGCGGTGTTGGGCAAGGCGGAGTCACTGCTTCAG gCGAAGCAGgacgagctggaggagctgaacaAGGAGCTGCGGCAGTGTAACCTGCAGCAGTTCATCCAGCAGACGGGGGTCCCCACCGCCCACGCCTACACCCGCACAGAGCTGCAAGAGCAGCTGGACCGGCTGGACCAGCTAGAGCTGGCCCAGCTCCTCACGGAGGAGTACAGGAACGGAG gCCAAGGTCTGCTCCCCAGCACAGACTCTCCGCCCCGGTCCACAGCCAAACAGTTCCTGGGTCATCCCCGCAACCTGCAGAACCCTCTGGTGTCCAGTCTCAACCCcgagg tcctGGTATCCAGGGAGCAGTCATGGAGATAA